In Fluviispira sanaruensis, a genomic segment contains:
- a CDS encoding AAA family ATPase, translating to MKLLKIELENLNSLYGRHSIDFIKDLQSAPIFLIMGATGSGKSTLMDAMSLALFGQTPRLAKNKAEKDLENDSRLVMSRGTYSAYAQLTFQKTEHGQIKIYRATWQCERAFKKADGKFKDPRRVLEIFDPISENFLELISDHRPKFYEPYFEKVLENLSVHDFKRMVLLAQGEFAAFLKANEDERAEILERLTNTEIYKEIGKKAADKKKYLEEKVHTLRSSLTDLNILSEEDEEVLKSNKIKLELDIENSAQELKSIENGINWFLREEDLKLRVEQASEKFKEILMEITDNQYNFDRVDSYQKAKKAIDLILSERKLSEKISDSQADITDKKQLFSDLNTQINMLKLKIDSYKSNFVQNKKKYTEIKDEILKSRSLHQEKQRIIEENKTKSTMFSDVILEKNKKQTQFSIFLTQKNFLEQEKLKLLEFLKSDLIITYYSQKNSHLELDMASEAFNLVKKEIFEIISPYSHPNEKMNSYELEKNNLIQLQKKISTLIWEQKNLDEKSAKIPKYIDEISSLEQLCKDEKSKTIQLKSLLNEKESEIKNLNDEISNLSWAMEIAKNRRLLHDSQDCPLCGSKEHPYFLQKTFAIVDQAVLEKHQKLLAIKEKSEKNYLEFVAKINFVEATLKSQVLNKNKLSLELNQLTEQISLQCRAIKNFAFDTLKVQIMGQENFLDVLYKAEVENKKQYESIEKLHNILVKTYHNYNTQKDIYTEKKENHNKNLTKYNEILETITSQCEDFVLESFLHETSDNLHNDKLYFNSRNSFLEFKKADDTLKLLNNNILKTSLELDNLKSRENSLEQEIQSLQNRLKDIEIELTKYLSGEDPDSFEANLITMIEESENILKTAEQDFAELNNKISILNFSIENLTNSLSKLKFEEKELEEKIESELKTIHIQTKESAISLHISEEFNQNYSNLKNKLETEKFSLNENKLQREKDLKDHNVNYPFMNDQENMLTLQEKKNRLEQSILCKRNEYTDLHAKMINNDVNKSKISSKQKELEKIQVEYNTWLKLHQLIGIGEGNQFKKFAQILNLEELITKANAHLARFEKRYSLAPALDANGVPRLAFAIKDGYHADEARSFKTLSGGETFLVSLALALALADYRSVKMPVETILLDEGFGTLDPITLQTAMSALESLHSTGTQVGIISHVEVLKESIASRIIVEKLGNGHSCLRVEV from the coding sequence TTGAAATTGTTAAAAATTGAACTCGAAAATCTAAATTCTCTTTATGGACGCCACAGTATAGATTTTATCAAAGACTTACAAAGTGCACCTATTTTTCTTATCATGGGAGCAACAGGTTCTGGAAAATCTACATTAATGGATGCTATGTCTTTGGCATTATTTGGTCAAACTCCTCGCTTAGCTAAAAATAAAGCAGAGAAGGATCTTGAAAATGACAGCCGCCTAGTCATGTCAAGGGGCACATATTCTGCTTATGCACAATTGACCTTTCAAAAAACGGAACATGGGCAGATTAAAATCTATCGAGCCACATGGCAATGTGAGCGTGCTTTTAAAAAAGCAGATGGAAAGTTTAAAGATCCAAGAAGAGTTTTAGAAATATTTGATCCAATTTCAGAAAATTTTCTTGAACTCATTAGTGATCACAGACCTAAATTTTACGAGCCTTATTTTGAAAAGGTCTTGGAGAATTTAAGCGTCCATGATTTTAAAAGAATGGTTTTACTTGCACAAGGAGAGTTTGCAGCCTTTTTAAAAGCAAATGAAGACGAAAGAGCCGAAATCCTAGAACGCTTGACCAATACAGAGATTTATAAAGAAATTGGCAAAAAAGCTGCTGATAAAAAGAAATATCTTGAAGAAAAAGTACATACATTACGATCAAGTTTAACTGATTTAAACATCTTGTCGGAAGAAGATGAAGAAGTTTTAAAAAGCAATAAAATAAAATTAGAATTAGATATCGAGAATTCAGCCCAAGAATTAAAATCTATTGAAAACGGAATCAACTGGTTTCTGAGAGAAGAAGATCTCAAGCTGAGAGTCGAGCAAGCATCTGAAAAATTCAAAGAAATATTAATGGAAATCACTGACAATCAATATAATTTCGATCGCGTTGATTCCTATCAGAAAGCTAAAAAAGCAATTGATCTTATTTTAAGTGAAAGAAAATTATCCGAGAAAATCTCTGACTCTCAAGCAGATATTACTGATAAAAAACAACTTTTTTCCGATTTAAATACCCAGATTAACATGCTTAAATTAAAAATCGATTCATATAAAAGTAACTTTGTTCAAAACAAAAAAAAATATACTGAAATAAAAGATGAGATTTTAAAATCCCGATCACTCCATCAAGAAAAACAAAGAATCATCGAAGAAAATAAAACTAAATCCACTATGTTTTCCGATGTAATTTTAGAAAAAAATAAAAAACAAACCCAATTTTCAATTTTTTTAACTCAAAAGAATTTTCTTGAGCAAGAAAAATTAAAATTATTAGAATTTCTTAAAAGTGATCTCATCATAACCTATTACTCACAAAAGAATTCTCATCTTGAACTTGATATGGCAAGTGAAGCATTTAATCTTGTTAAAAAAGAGATTTTTGAAATTATATCTCCATATTCTCATCCAAATGAAAAAATGAATTCTTATGAACTTGAAAAAAATAATCTAATCCAGCTGCAAAAAAAAATATCAACACTTATTTGGGAGCAAAAAAATTTAGATGAAAAATCAGCGAAAATCCCAAAATACATCGATGAAATATCGAGCTTAGAGCAATTATGCAAAGATGAAAAAAGTAAAACAATACAATTAAAGAGTCTATTAAACGAAAAAGAAAGCGAAATTAAAAACTTAAATGATGAAATTTCTAACTTATCTTGGGCTATGGAAATCGCAAAGAACAGGAGACTGCTTCATGACAGTCAAGATTGCCCCCTCTGTGGAAGCAAAGAACATCCCTATTTTTTGCAGAAGACATTTGCAATCGTCGATCAAGCTGTTCTTGAAAAACATCAAAAATTATTGGCTATAAAAGAAAAATCTGAAAAAAATTATCTTGAATTTGTTGCAAAAATAAATTTTGTAGAAGCCACCCTAAAATCTCAGGTTCTAAATAAAAATAAGCTGAGTCTAGAACTCAATCAATTGACTGAACAAATCAGTTTACAATGCAGAGCAATCAAGAACTTTGCATTTGACACTTTGAAAGTACAGATAATGGGACAAGAGAATTTTCTCGATGTCTTATACAAAGCGGAAGTGGAAAATAAAAAACAATATGAATCCATTGAAAAGCTTCACAATATCCTTGTTAAAACCTATCACAATTATAATACGCAAAAAGACATTTATACTGAAAAAAAAGAAAATCATAATAAAAATTTAACTAAATATAATGAAATACTTGAAACAATTACAAGTCAGTGTGAAGATTTTGTTTTAGAATCTTTTCTACATGAAACTAGCGATAATCTTCACAATGATAAATTATACTTTAATTCTCGTAATTCTTTTTTGGAATTCAAAAAAGCAGACGATACCCTTAAATTATTAAATAATAATATTTTGAAAACATCTCTTGAACTTGACAATCTTAAAAGCAGAGAAAATAGCCTTGAACAAGAAATTCAAAGTTTACAAAATAGATTAAAAGATATCGAAATAGAATTAACAAAATATCTAAGCGGCGAAGATCCTGATAGTTTTGAAGCAAACTTAATCACTATGATCGAGGAAAGTGAAAATATATTAAAAACTGCTGAGCAAGATTTTGCAGAGCTAAATAATAAAATTTCCATTCTCAATTTTTCAATTGAGAATTTAACAAATTCTCTCTCAAAGCTTAAATTTGAAGAAAAAGAACTTGAAGAAAAAATTGAATCTGAACTTAAAACAATTCATATTCAAACAAAAGAATCTGCAATATCGCTCCATATTTCCGAAGAATTCAACCAAAATTATTCGAACTTAAAAAACAAGCTTGAAACTGAAAAATTTTCATTAAACGAAAATAAATTACAAAGAGAAAAAGATCTTAAAGATCATAATGTAAATTATCCATTTATGAATGATCAGGAGAATATGCTTACTTTGCAAGAGAAGAAAAATAGATTGGAACAATCCATTCTTTGTAAGCGCAACGAATACACGGATTTACATGCAAAAATGATAAATAATGATGTAAATAAATCCAAAATTTCGAGCAAACAAAAAGAACTTGAAAAAATTCAAGTTGAATATAATACTTGGCTCAAACTCCACCAACTTATTGGAATAGGCGAAGGCAATCAGTTTAAAAAATTTGCGCAGATTTTAAATTTAGAAGAACTGATCACAAAAGCCAATGCACACCTTGCTCGTTTTGAAAAGCGTTATTCCCTTGCCCCCGCTCTCGATGCCAATGGTGTCCCTCGTCTCGCCTTTGCAATTAAAGACGGTTATCATGCTGATGAAGCACGATCCTTTAAAACATTATCAGGTGGTGAAACTTTTTTAGTTTCGTTAGCTCTGGCACTTGCACTTGCTGATTATCGATCCGTAAAAATGCCTGTTGAAACGATATTACTCGACGAAGGCTTTGGTACACTTGATCCCATCACTCTGCAAACGGCTATGAGCGCGCTTGAGTCACTCCACTCAACAGGCACTCAAGTAGGCATTATCAGCCACGTAGAGGTGCTTAAAGAATCGATTGCTTCACGTATTATAGTAGAAAAGCTTGGGAATGGGCATTCCTGTTTACGAGTTGAAGTTTAG
- a CDS encoding ABC transporter permease, translated as MNINEYLNKKIISRAWLPGFGVFEREVRRFFAVPAQTILAPFGSSILYFALFGLSIGKLLATGHNSILTHGFNYITFLIPGIMAMEIINAAIQNPMSSIMIAKWTGTIVDMLMAPLSPFALWLAFVSGAIIRALIVGIAVFLSGALCAGTFIFFNPFPLILAIILAVGIFGSLGIAAGAICKSWEQIGVILSFIVQPLVFFSGVFFSFNSFPEWIQPIRFFNPIFYIVSMFRYSILGVSDTTPLISYGISTVFLIISSIFAIIVLKSGFGLRS; from the coding sequence ATGAATATCAATGAATATTTAAATAAAAAAATCATTTCTAGAGCTTGGTTACCTGGTTTTGGTGTTTTTGAACGAGAAGTGAGGCGTTTTTTTGCCGTGCCTGCTCAGACAATTCTAGCCCCGTTTGGCAGCTCGATCCTCTATTTTGCCCTGTTTGGATTATCAATTGGCAAGCTTCTCGCAACAGGCCATAACTCTATTTTAACTCATGGTTTTAATTATATCACTTTTTTAATTCCTGGCATTATGGCTATGGAAATCATCAATGCTGCTATCCAAAATCCTATGAGCAGTATAATGATTGCAAAATGGACCGGAACTATTGTCGATATGCTCATGGCCCCTCTATCTCCTTTTGCATTGTGGCTAGCTTTTGTCTCAGGAGCTATTATCAGAGCACTTATAGTTGGTATTGCTGTATTTCTATCAGGGGCATTGTGTGCAGGTACTTTTATTTTCTTTAACCCTTTTCCTTTAATCTTGGCAATTATACTTGCAGTTGGTATTTTTGGCAGCCTAGGAATAGCGGCAGGTGCAATATGCAAATCATGGGAACAAATTGGTGTTATTCTTTCATTTATAGTGCAACCTCTTGTCTTTTTCTCTGGAGTCTTTTTCTCTTTCAATTCCTTTCCAGAATGGATTCAACCTATCCGTTTTTTTAATCCTATTTTTTACATTGTAAGCATGTTTCGTTATTCTATTTTAGGTGTTTCAGACACAACACCTCTTATTTCTTATGGTATATCAACTGTATTTTTAATTATTTCCTCTATTTTTGCCATAATCGTGTTGAAATCTGGTTTTGGTTTGAGGTCGTAA
- a CDS encoding ABC transporter ATP-binding protein, which produces MLNQSIAIELKNVSKTYKMPKGESFQALKPLNLSIKSGECFALLGHNGAGKTTIISLLAGVNKPTSGDVFINGLSVTNQSEKTKRMIGVVQQELIADSFFNLPTMLNIQSKLSGVIPDKHWIDFLLDKLQLQEHSKKTTRELSGGMKRRMMIARALVHKPKILILDEPTAGVDIQLRQSMWKFIEELHLNGLTIILTTHYLQEAEEYCSRIAIMKSGEIVTLKENKELLALGGKHKVSCLIEVPNVHQWLDKHSAYLKENSIGFEPVKKVSNSTGDLKLSLNYEKGEMSSFISSSKKLNEVSHKLSLKISEIFTESPGLEEVYMKINEGNLKV; this is translated from the coding sequence ATGTTAAATCAATCAATTGCTATAGAATTAAAAAATGTTTCTAAAACCTATAAAATGCCAAAAGGTGAATCCTTTCAAGCTTTAAAACCTCTCAATTTATCTATAAAAAGTGGAGAATGTTTTGCGCTATTGGGACACAATGGAGCTGGCAAAACGACAATTATTAGTTTACTTGCTGGTGTAAATAAACCAACTTCAGGAGATGTTTTTATCAATGGTTTGAGCGTAACAAATCAATCAGAAAAAACAAAACGTATGATTGGCGTCGTTCAACAGGAATTGATTGCTGATTCCTTTTTTAATTTACCGACGATGCTAAATATCCAAAGTAAATTATCTGGTGTTATTCCTGATAAACACTGGATCGATTTTTTATTAGATAAGTTACAGCTTCAAGAACATAGTAAGAAAACTACTCGTGAATTGAGTGGAGGAATGAAACGGCGCATGATGATAGCGCGTGCACTTGTCCACAAACCAAAAATTTTAATTTTAGATGAGCCCACTGCTGGAGTTGACATTCAACTCAGACAAAGTATGTGGAAATTTATTGAAGAACTCCATCTCAATGGTCTAACAATTATTCTGACAACTCATTATTTACAAGAAGCGGAAGAATATTGCAGCCGAATTGCAATTATGAAAAGTGGAGAGATAGTGACTTTAAAAGAGAATAAGGAACTCCTCGCCCTTGGCGGAAAGCACAAAGTGTCCTGTCTTATTGAAGTACCAAATGTTCATCAATGGCTCGATAAGCACTCTGCCTACCTAAAAGAAAATTCTATCGGGTTTGAACCTGTTAAAAAAGTTTCAAACAGCACAGGAGATCTCAAACTTTCTCTCAACTATGAAAAGGGAGAAATGTCTTCGTTTATATCCTCTTCAAAAAAATTGAATGAGGTCTCTCATAAACTGTCCTTGAAAATTTCAGAAATATTCACAGAATCTCCGGGTCTTGAAGAAGTTTACATGAAAATCAATGAAGGGAACCTCAAGGTCTAA
- a CDS encoding O-methyltransferase — MDIKLENFNKSNAQEIISFIKRKSKEIGFDRSSHPQTGALLRLLSASKPRGRFLELGTGTGYGAAWLLEGMDDQSKLLSVDCDDKVLSIAREAFIGDKRVELIHENGFVFLKKQEPKSFDIIFADAFPGKYDLINESLNLLKPGGFYIIDDMLPQPFWTEEHTKNLEDVYESLKDLSGVHSVGMSWSSGLVLFVVK, encoded by the coding sequence ATGGATATTAAATTAGAGAATTTTAACAAGAGCAATGCTCAAGAAATAATTTCTTTCATTAAAAGAAAGTCAAAAGAAATAGGTTTTGACAGATCTTCTCATCCACAAACAGGTGCCCTACTTCGCCTCTTGTCTGCTTCAAAGCCAAGAGGCAGATTTTTAGAGCTTGGAACAGGCACCGGATACGGCGCAGCTTGGTTGTTAGAAGGGATGGATGATCAATCTAAATTACTGAGTGTCGATTGTGACGATAAAGTTTTATCCATAGCACGCGAGGCCTTTATTGGCGATAAGCGCGTTGAACTTATCCATGAAAATGGCTTTGTTTTTTTAAAAAAACAAGAACCAAAGTCTTTTGATATTATTTTCGCAGATGCCTTTCCAGGTAAATACGATCTTATTAATGAATCTCTAAATTTGTTAAAACCAGGTGGATTTTATATCATTGATGATATGCTCCCACAGCCTTTTTGGACGGAAGAACACACTAAAAATTTAGAAGATGTCTATGAAAGTTTAAAAGACTTAAGTGGAGTACACTCTGTAGGTATGAGTTGGTCGTCGGGTCTTGTCCTTTTTGTTGTAAAGTAA
- a CDS encoding VC0807 family protein: protein MRFTYPAHNSQELNAKKVPKPKENLFIAIIFNVIIPFFILNKMSATFGAVNTFFIALAFPLIYAVYDLVKRKQLNPISILAIVSIVIKGIFVIYKVDGFWFAVKEAAIPSVLGIITIVSVWIGRPLINYFIYNENIFNIDLLESKLKENNSESLFKKLIWQVTFILGFAFFLGGILNFFLALNIIVSPAGTENFNKEIAEMTWKGYLVVALPKTLITIFGLWWFIKRLKVITGLEVSKILKTE, encoded by the coding sequence ATGCGATTCACATATCCGGCTCATAATAGCCAAGAACTCAATGCCAAAAAAGTGCCTAAACCTAAAGAAAATCTTTTTATAGCAATCATCTTTAATGTAATCATCCCATTTTTTATCTTAAATAAGATGAGCGCCACTTTTGGTGCAGTCAATACTTTTTTTATTGCCCTGGCTTTCCCTCTTATTTATGCTGTTTATGATTTAGTCAAAAGGAAACAATTAAATCCTATTTCAATTCTTGCCATAGTGAGTATTGTGATTAAAGGAATTTTTGTTATTTATAAAGTTGATGGGTTTTGGTTTGCAGTAAAAGAAGCTGCTATTCCTTCCGTACTCGGAATTATAACGATTGTATCTGTATGGATTGGTCGACCCTTAATTAATTATTTTATATATAATGAAAATATCTTTAATATTGATCTTCTAGAAAGTAAACTCAAAGAGAATAATTCAGAGTCATTATTTAAAAAATTAATTTGGCAGGTCACTTTTATTTTAGGATTTGCCTTTTTCTTAGGCGGAATCTTGAATTTCTTTTTAGCGCTTAATATTATTGTCAGTCCAGCGGGAACTGAAAACTTTAATAAAGAAATTGCTGAAATGACTTGGAAGGGTTACCTTGTGGTGGCATTGCCAAAAACGCTTATTACCATATTTGGGTTATGGTGGTTTATAAAAAGATTAAAGGTAATTACAGGATTAGAAGTTAGCAAAATATTAAAGACTGAGTGA